The Hujiaoplasma nucleasis DNA window CATAGATCAAGAGTCCTTTAAGGATTGTATTCATTTAGAAAAAGTTTATTTCCCTTATAAAACTGAGTTAATGACCATCCCTGAATCTTGTTTTGAAAACTGTTATAACTTAAAATATATCTCTATACCTAATAGTCTTGATTATATAAATTCAAAAGCTTTTAAAAACTGTACAAGTATTGATGTTTTAACTATTCCTAAGAAAATAGTATCTATAGTTCAAGATGCTTTTGAAGGATGGACATCAAAACAAGAAATTATTATCTATAAAGATTATGGTAAATTTATTAATTGTGATGCGAAAATATCTTTATTTAAAGAAAATGATACTGATACTTTAGAAAGTCTTCAAAGAAAAGAAACGGGTCAAAGATATTTTGCAGTTACTTGCAAATGTGGACATGTATCAAGAAAATATTATATGCCTATTACATTTGGGATTGTTGCTAAAAATAGAAAAGAAGCTTCAAGAATAGCTAGAAAACTTCCTAGGGTTAAGCATAATCATAAATATGCGATTATTGATAATAAAGAAATTTCATTTATTGAATATAAAAGAATCAATGAACAGAATAAATATGACCCATATTTAAATGTTCAAAGTAATTACCAACAAAAAGAAATTATGGATTCTATCGAAGGAAGATTGGTTTTAGAAGATAAATATAAATCAAAACATAGTAAAAATGAAGTGAAACCCAAGGTTAGATATCATAAGAAAGAAAAGATTAGGAATTATAAAAAGTTTATGAATATGAAAGATATGGATGAAGATTCTGGTATTCAATAAATATAATTAAAAGTCATTTAATTAATGACTTTTTTTGATGAATTTATGAAGACGGGTTGTTATAGATTATATTGCGTAATATAATGAAACAAAGTGTAAGGTATTATTTTTAGAAAAATATGAAATACAGAAAGGAGATAGATTTTCAATAATCATATAATTGTAAATCTTTAGTAAAAATATGAAGAAAATATTAGTTGTAATTGTATTATTTCTTTTTTCTCTTTTAATCGCTTGTACAGATAAAGAAGATACTAGTGTTACTTATTATGTTCTTAACGAAAAAGAAACCATAATGTTGGCTGAGGGAGAAGAGATTATATCATATGAAGAGGGTTATTCATATATTGCTTTTTTTACCAGTCAAGGAAGATTATTCTTGGGATATGATAATTATGAAGAACTCTCTGACGGAGAGGTGATCCAATATCAATATCCTTTGGATGTGACTCGTAAGATAATTGGTGATGATGATGTCATTACAAAAGTAACATTTTTAAGAGAATATATCATTGTTGTTGTTAATCATAGACAAGTTTTATTGGTGAATCCAAAGGTTTCTCTAAAAAATGATTTACCAATCCAGGTAAATCTTAGATTAGATTTAACCAATCAAATATATAATCAAAATCTAGATGAATTAGAAGTCATAGATATAAGTCATCATTTTAATTTGTCTGCTGAAGAAGGGATAAGTCAAATCAATGTAGTTAGATATCCAGGAAATTTAGACTATGTTGCTGAAGTATTGAC harbors:
- a CDS encoding leucine-rich repeat domain-containing protein, producing the protein MSDSYKTYQINPNKNQRSVTLPKNTIELKNQAFQSNKKLINISFNEKLSIIDQESFKDCIHLEKVYFPYKTELMTIPESCFENCYNLKYISIPNSLDYINSKAFKNCTSIDVLTIPKKIVSIVQDAFEGWTSKQEIIIYKDYGKFINCDAKISLFKENDTDTLESLQRKETGQRYFAVTCKCGHVSRKYYMPITFGIVAKNRKEASRIARKLPRVKHNHKYAIIDNKEISFIEYKRINEQNKYDPYLNVQSNYQQKEIMDSIEGRLVLEDKYKSKHSKNEVKPKVRYHKKEKIRNYKKFMNMKDMDEDSGIQ